In Coriobacteriaceae bacterium, a single window of DNA contains:
- the tgt gene encoding tRNA guanosine(34) transglycosylase Tgt, translated as MDQSLFKFDLIAEDPTTHARAGVLHTPHGDIETPIFMPVGTKANVKGIPTETVKQLGAQIVLANTYHLSMRPGEDTIAELGGLHKFMNWHGPILTDSGGFQVFSHNDAVKLTDEGVRFIVNDYDGRHVFWTPEDNMEIAMKLGSDICMQLDQCPGYPATRAYVERAVELSSMWAERCYKAHTRDDQALFGIVQGGMHLDLRLRSLRHLEECGDFPGYGIGGYSVGEDHETMFETLAPLASEYMPKHKPRYLMGVGNPTTLVRGVGVGIDMFDCVLPTRTGRMGTAFSSEGRLNFRNARFAHDDGPIDPTCTCPVCTGGYSRALIRHMVTQKEMLGGILLSMHNIYYLLNLMKQARQAIIEGRYGAFVNDWMNSPAAVDY; from the coding sequence ATGGACCAGAGCCTCTTTAAATTCGACCTGATCGCCGAGGATCCGACGACGCATGCGCGTGCCGGCGTGCTGCACACCCCGCACGGCGACATCGAGACGCCGATCTTTATGCCCGTGGGCACCAAGGCAAACGTCAAGGGCATTCCCACCGAGACTGTCAAGCAGCTCGGCGCCCAGATCGTGCTCGCCAATACCTACCATCTGTCCATGCGTCCCGGCGAGGACACCATCGCCGAGCTGGGCGGACTGCACAAGTTCATGAACTGGCACGGCCCCATCCTCACCGATTCGGGCGGCTTCCAGGTGTTCAGCCACAACGACGCCGTCAAGCTTACCGACGAGGGTGTGCGTTTTATCGTCAACGACTACGACGGCCGCCACGTGTTCTGGACGCCCGAGGACAACATGGAAATCGCCATGAAGCTCGGCTCCGACATCTGCATGCAGCTCGACCAGTGCCCGGGCTATCCCGCCACGCGTGCCTACGTCGAGCGCGCGGTGGAGCTGTCGAGCATGTGGGCCGAGCGCTGCTATAAGGCTCACACCCGCGATGACCAGGCGCTCTTTGGCATCGTCCAGGGCGGCATGCATCTGGACCTGCGCCTGCGCTCGCTGCGCCATCTAGAGGAGTGCGGCGACTTCCCCGGTTACGGCATCGGCGGCTACTCGGTGGGCGAGGACCACGAGACCATGTTCGAGACGCTGGCGCCGCTCGCGAGTGAGTACATGCCCAAGCACAAGCCGCGCTACCTGATGGGTGTCGGCAACCCGACTACGCTCGTGCGTGGTGTGGGCGTGGGTATCGACATGTTCGACTGCGTGTTGCCGACGCGCACCGGCCGCATGGGCACGGCGTTCTCGAGCGAGGGTCGCCTCAACTTCCGTAACGCCCGCTTTGCGCACGACGACGGCCCCATCGATCCAACCTGCACCTGCCCGGTGTGCACGGGCGGCTACAGCCGTGCACTCATTCGCCACATGGTCACGCAGAAGGAGATGCTCGGCGGCATCCTGCTTTCGATGCACAACATCTACTACCTGCTCAATCTTATGAAGCAGGCGCGTCAGGCCATTATCGAGGGCCGCTACGGTGCGTTCGTGAACGACTGGATGAACAGCCCTGCGGCGGTGGATTACTAA
- a CDS encoding SDR family oxidoreductase, with protein sequence MGLFTGKTVIVTGGGKATLKDGSAGSIGYGIDIAFAKEGANLVITGRNVAKLEAAKESLEAEYGVKVLPVQADVSASQDNEAVVQNVIDKAIEEFGRIDAVVNNAQASASGVTIADHTMDQFNLAIYSGLYATYLYMQKAYPHLKETKGSVVNFASGAGLFGNYGQCSYAAAKEGIRGLTRVAANEWGKDGINVNIVCPLAWTTALENFQDAYPEAFKANVHMPPAGHYGDVEKEIGRVVVQLCGPDFKYMNGETVTLEGGMGQRP encoded by the coding sequence ATGGGACTTTTCACTGGTAAGACCGTGATCGTCACCGGCGGCGGCAAGGCCACGCTCAAGGACGGTTCCGCCGGCTCCATCGGCTACGGCATCGATATCGCTTTTGCCAAGGAGGGCGCGAACCTCGTCATCACCGGCCGCAACGTCGCCAAGCTCGAGGCTGCCAAGGAGTCTCTCGAGGCTGAGTACGGCGTCAAGGTTCTGCCTGTTCAGGCCGATGTCTCCGCCAGCCAGGACAACGAGGCCGTCGTGCAGAACGTTATCGACAAGGCGATTGAGGAGTTCGGTCGCATCGACGCCGTCGTCAACAACGCTCAGGCCAGCGCCTCGGGCGTGACCATTGCCGATCACACCATGGATCAGTTTAACCTGGCCATTTACTCCGGTCTGTATGCTACCTACCTGTACATGCAGAAGGCCTATCCGCACCTGAAAGAGACCAAGGGCTCCGTGGTCAACTTTGCTTCGGGCGCCGGCCTGTTTGGCAACTACGGCCAGTGCAGCTATGCTGCCGCCAAGGAGGGCATCCGCGGCCTGACTCGCGTTGCCGCCAACGAGTGGGGCAAGGACGGCATCAACGTCAATATCGTTTGCCCGCTTGCTTGGACCACTGCGCTCGAGAACTTCCAGGATGCCTATCCCGAGGCGTTCAAGGCCAACGTCCACATGCCGCCGGCGGGCCACTACGGCGACGTCGAGAAGGAGATCGGCCGCGTCGTCGTTCAGCTCTGCGGTCCCGACTTTAAGTATATGAACGGCGAGACCGTCACCCTCGAGGGTGGCATGGGCCAGCGTCCTTAG